A window of Saccharomyces paradoxus chromosome XI, complete sequence contains these coding sequences:
- the FLO10 gene encoding Flo10p (Member of the FLO family of cell wall flocculation proteins~similar to YKR102W), with translation MPVPSHYIFLTGLFLLTVANVALGTTEACLPAGEKKNGMNINFYQYSLKDSSTYSNPSYMAYGYADREKLGSVSGQTKLSIDYSIPCNGASDTCACSDDDATTDNASQVVPVKRDVKLCSDNTTLSSATKKRESEDCDQGAAYWSSDLFGFYTTPTNVTVEMTGYFLPPKTGTYTFGFATVDDSAILSVGGNVAFECCKQEQPPITSTDFTINGIKPWNADAPTNIKGSTYMHAGYYYPIKIVYSNAVSWGTLPVSVVLPDGTEVNDDFEGYVYSFDDSVTEAHCSVPNPADHAKTCVSTATSSSSSEVCTECTKTESASSTAPYVTSSTDSASSTSSSSSSEVCTECTETESASSTAPYVTSSTEFASSTAPYVTSSTEFASSTAPYVTSSTESASSTAPYVTSSTESASSSAPYITSSTESASYTSSFSSSEVCTECTETESASSTAPYVTSSTESASSTAPYITSSTESASSTAPYVTSSTDSASSTAPYITSSTESASYTSSFSSSEVCTECTETESASSTAPYVTSSTESASSTAPYITSSTESASSTAPYVTSSTDSASSTAPYITSSTESASSSAPYITSSTESASYTAPYITSSTESASSSAPYITSSTESASYTSSFSSSEVCTECTETESASSTAPYFTSSTESASSSASYITSSTESASYTSSSSSSEVCTECTETESTSYVTPYVTSSTSSAIPFTASTSNTTTSSVQTETTVSSSLSSTVREYANALTSSSESSTFTSSNKATVTSYFTPSVHSITPMYPTNQTVTASSVASTLINSKSSESSNLVTIPLSTATSETQFSTAKAKVTSISSSPTNLITSPTTSFADSTVSSSATSVSLTSSVSLPRAHLTSSNLVSSSEHNIHTSSIVSWDDQPSSISSLINFSPSKSYESYSPSLTPSSISGAESSSAQIGSASTSSSSVHEPPPTSTSVQMSSQFATLLSPIFTAAAHSTELKSQSETTSSTTGVNSDENNAGVGPFSSVSSSKTEGAISGETSSGFSRDRTTVYKKTSVTSTTNQQTTLVTVTTCKSSSCSNTVSPAIVSTTTTTINGITTEYTTWCPISATESTKLSKLESNEKTTLVTVTSCQSGVCSETASPAIVSTATATVNDVVTVYSTWNPQSTNEQAVSSGIATSANEASSDSEAANTKTTSSNNRTFSSTASSYIAAYTTTTSNASKNSDIVVPASETVGSKGFTTSGLISVSQQPRSASPSGVVASSTASLEMSSYLGIANHLLTNSGLSVFIASLLLAII, from the coding sequence TCATATATGGCTTATGGTTATGCTGATAGAGAAAAACTGGGTTCTGTGAGCGGACAAACGAAACTTTCCATCGATTATTCCATCCCATGTAACGGCGCATCAGATACTTGCGCCTGTTCCGATGATGACGCTACTACAGATAATGCTTCCCAGGTCGTACCTGTGAAGCGTGATGTTAAACTTTGTTCCGATAATACAACTCTTTCTTCTGCAACTAAGAAACGTGAAAGTGAGGATTGTGACCAAGGCGCTGCCTACTGGAGTTCAGATCTGTTTGGCTTCTATACAACACCTACCAATGTAACTGTGGAAATGACAGGTTACTTTTTACCACCAAAAACTGGTACCTATACATTTGGCTTCGCTACCGTAGATGATTCGGCAATTTTGTCTGTTGGAGGTAATGTTGCTTTTGAATGTTGTAAACAGGAACAGCCTCCCATCACATCAACGGACTTTACTATTAACGGTATTAAACCATGGAATGCAGATGCACCTACCAACATAAAGGGATCAACGTATATGCATGCTGGTTACTATTACCCGATTAAAATTGTTTACTCGAATGCCGTATCCTGGGGTACGCTTCCTGTTAGTGTGGTATTACCAGATGGCACTGAAGTTAATGACGATTTTGAAGGATAtgtttattcttttgatgATAGTGTTACCGAAGCTCACTGTTCTGTTCCAAACCCTGCTGATCATGCAAAAACTTGCGTATCAACAGCAAcatcttcctcatcttctGAGGTCTGTACTGAGTGTACCAAGACCGAGTCTGCTAGCTCCACTGCACCATATGTCACCTCTTCCACCGACTCTGCTAGCTCCACCAGctcttcctcatcttctGAGGTCTGTACTGAGTGTACCGAGACCGAGTCTGCTAGCTCCACTGCACCATATGTCACCTCTTCCACCGAGTTTGCTAGCTCTACTGCACCATATGTCACCTCTTCCACCGAGTTTGCTAGCTCTACTGCACCATATGTCACCTCTTCCACCGAGTCTGCTAGCTCCACTGCACCATATGTCACCTCTTCCACCGAGTCTGCTAGCTCCTCCGCACCATATATCACCTCTTCCACCGAGTCTGCAAGTTACACCAGCTCTTTCTCATCTTCTGAGGTCTGTACTGAGTGTACCGAGACCGAGTCTGCTAGCTCCACTGCACCATATGTCACCTCTTCCACAGAGTCTGCTAGCTCTACTGCACCATATATCACCTCTTCCACCGAGTCTGCTAGCTCCACTGCACCATATGTCACCTCTTCCACCGACTCTGCTAGCTCCACTGCACCATATATCACCTCTTCCACCGAGTCTGCAAGTTACACCAGCTCTTTCTCATCTTCTGAGGTCTGTACTGAGTGTACCGAGACCGAGTCTGCTAGCTCCACTGCACCATATGTCACCTCTTCCACAGAGTCTGCTAGCTCCACTGCACCATATATCACCTCTTCCACCGAGTCTGCTAGCTCCACTGCACCATATGTCACCTCTTCCACCGACTCTGCTAGCTCCACTGCACCATATATCACCTCTTCCACCGAGTCTGCTAGCTCCTCCGCACCATATATCACCTCTTCCACCGAGTCTGCTAGCTACACTGCACCATATATCACCTCTTCCACCGAGTCTGCTAGCTCCTCCGCACCATATATCACCTCTTCCACCGAGTCTGCAAGTTACACCAGCTCTTTCTCATCTTCTGAGGTCTGTACTGAGTGTACCGAGACCGAGTCTGCTAGCTCCACTGCACCATATTTCACCTCCTCCACCGAGTCTGCTAGCTCCTCCGCATCATATATCACCTCTTCCACCGAGTCTGCAAGTTACACCAGctcttcctcatcttctGAGGTCTGTACTGAGTGTACCGAGACCGAGTCTACCAGTTATGTGACTCCATATGTCACCTCTTCCACTAGTTCTGCTATTCCATTTACTGCTTCAACTTCTAATACCACGACATCTTCGGTCCAAACGGAAACGACCGTTTCTTCCAGCTTATCTTCAACTGTAAGGGAATATGCTAACGCTCTCACTTCATCTTCAGAATCGAGTACTTTTACATCGTCAAATAAGGCCACCGTCACAAGTTATTTTACACCATCCGTGCATAGCATTACACCCATGTACCCTACTAATCAAACCGTGACTGCCAGCTCTGTTGCCTCGACACTAATTAATTCTAAATCATCCGAATCCTCAAACTTGGTTACCATTCCGCTCTCAACCGCTACCTCTGAAACCCAATTCTCCACTGCAAAAGCTAAGGTCACTAGTATCTCCTCATCACCAACTAATTTGATCACCAGTCCTACCACGTCATTTGCAGATTCAACTGTTAGTTCATCCGCAACATCTGTTAGCTTGACTTCTAGTGTTTCCTTACCAAGAGCTCATTTGACATCTAGTAATTTGGTATCATCTAGTGAACATAATATCCATACCTCTTCCATCGTCAGTTGGGACGATCAaccatcatcaatttcCTCTTTAATCAATTTCAGCCCCTCCAAATCCTACGAATCATATAGTCCATCTCTCACTCCATCTAGTATTTCAGGTGCCGAATCTTCAAGTGCTCAAATTGGATCTGCTAGTACCTCTTCCTCCAGCGTTCATGAACCTCCTCCTACCTCCACCTCCGTACAAATGTCTTCTCAGTTTGCGACTTTATTATCTCCTATTTTCACTGCTGCCGCCCATTCTACCGAGCTCAAAAGCCAAAGTGAAACTACCAGTTCTACCACGGGGGTTAACTCAGACGAAAATAATGCCGGCGTTGGGCCTTTTTCATCTGTTTCATCTTCTAAAACAGAAGGAGCCATCAGTGGTGAAACTTCTTCCGGATTTTCCCGTGATCGTACCACTGTATATAAGAAGACTTCAGTAACATCTACCACAAATCAACAAACCACTTTAGTTACTGTGACTACTTGTAAATCAAGCAGCTGTTCAAATACTGTTTCACCTGCTATCGTTTCCACGACCACAACTACCATCAATGGGATTACCACTGAATATACCACATGGTGTCCTATTTCTGCTACTGAATCAACAAAGTTGAGCAAATTAGAGTCAAACGAGAAAACTACCCTAGTTACGGTTACTTCTTGTCAGTCTGGTGTCTGTTCCGAAACCGCTTCTCCCGCTATCGTTTCGACAGCCACTGCTACCGTCAACGATGTCGTAACAGTTTATTCCACATGGAACCCACAATCTACAAATGAACAAGCCGTTAGTTCTGGGATTGCAACTAGTGCCAATGAGGCTTCATCTGATTCAGAGGCTGCTAATACAAAAACTACAAGCAGTAACAACAGAACTTTTTCGTCTACAGCATCTAGTTATATTGCGGCATATACAACTACTACAAGCAACGCGTCTAAAAATAGCGACATTGTTGTCCCTGCTTCTGAAACTGTCGGCAGCAAAGGATTCACAACTTCCGGGTTAATCAGTGTTTCCCAACAACCTCGCAGCGCTTCTCCAAGTGGTGTAGTAGCATCTAGTACAGCCTCTTTAGAGATGTCAAGCTACCTCGGTATTGCGAATCACCTACTAACCAATAGTGGTCTTAGTGTTTTTATTGCTTCGTTATTACTGGCAATCATTTGA